Part of the Bacillus sp. BGMRC 2118 genome is shown below.
CGTCATATGTCCAAAAGTAGGAATATCCCAACCGAACGCTTCGTAAATCATGATTTGTTTAGGTGTATTGGAAATATGGTCCTCTCCGCGTAATACATGCGTAATCTTCATTAAGTGATCATCAACAGCTACGGCAAAGTTATATGTAGGAGTTCCATCTTTTTTTACAATTACATAGTCACCCATACCTTCAGATTCAAAGGTAATGTCACCTTTAACCATGTCATTAAAGCGATATACTTTCCCTTCAGGAACACGGAATCGGATAGAAGGAAGTCTTCCTTCCTTTTCAAAGGCTTCTCTTTCTTCCTGGGTTAAATTACGGTGCTTCCCTGAATAGCGAGGCATCTCATTACGAGCAAGTTGTTCTTCTCTTTCTTTTTCTATCTCTTCTTCTGTGCAATAACATTTATAAGCTAGACCCTTTTCAAGTAACTCTTCGTAATACTTTTTGTATATTTCGTTACGCTCTGATTGTCTGTATGGACCGTATTCTCCACCAACATCTGTACTTTCATCCCAATCTACACCTAACCATTTTAAGAAGTGTAGCTGACTTTCCTCACCACCAGCAATATTACGCTTTTGATCTGTATCTTCTATTCGAATGATAAACTTGCCCTTTTGATTTCGAGCAAATAAATAATTAAAAATTGCAGTTCGAGCGTTACCAATATGTAAATGGCCAGTTGGACTTGGCGCATAACGAACACGTACTTCATTTAACATACAACAAACACCATCCTATTAGACTTTTTATCCTGTTATCTCTCTTTTAATCATGCTTATTTTAACACCACATGAATAGTTTGCACATCTTTTTTAGTCCTTAGATTATTTCGTTTCGGCTATGAGTACATTTAATAGGCAATAGTAGATAAGAATCTATATGCTACATTATGCATTCTTTTTCTGTATTAAGATGACAGCTTGAGATGCAATTCCCTCTCCCCGGCCGGTAAAGCCTAGCTTTTCTGTTGTCGTTGCCTTTACATTTACTTGTTCAGGAGTCGCATGAAGCAATACTGCGATTCTCTTTTTCATATCATCTATGTAAGGTGCCATTTTTGGCATTTGAGCAATAATTGTGCAATCAACATTGACTAATTCATACCCTCTTTGTTCAACTATATCCCACACATGAGATAATAGCTTGGCTGAGTCAGCTCCCTTGAAGGCAGGGTCTGTATCTGGAAAATGCTTACCGATATCACCTTCCCCAATCGCTCCTAAGCAAGCATCTGCAATAGTATGTAATAATACATCCGCATCTGAGTGCCCTATTAATCCCTTCTCATATGGGATTGTAATTCCTCCAATTATTAATGGCACTCCTTCGCCAAGTTGATGCACATCAAAACCTTGTCCAATTCGAAACATGATGATTCCCCCTTATTTTTCTCGATTATGTAAAATTGATTCTCCATAAACGATATCTTCTGGTGTAGTTAGTTTAATATTTTCGTAATCGCCGGTAATTACAGCAATAGGTTTATGTAATCGTTCTACTAGGCTCGCTTCGTCTGTTCCTAAAAAACTTGTTTGAAACGCATGCTCATAGGCTTGTCTTAATAAGTGAACATGAAAAGCTTGTGGGGTCTGAACTGCCCACAAGCTTGATCGCTCTACTGTTTCCTCAACAAGTCCATTTTTTACTTTTTTTATCGTATCCTTTACGGGTACTGCCAAAATAGCTGCACTTGTTTCAGATGCCTTCATGACTAGCTCATGAATTCTTTCAATGTTAATAAATGGCCTAGCTCCATCATGAACTAATACAAGACTGTTTAAATCTTCTACTTCCATAAGGCCATTATACACACTGTCTTGCCTTTCGGCTCCACCCGAGACAAGCTTTCTTACCTTTTGTAGATTATATGAACGTATTAATTCACTGAAGTGATCCCGCTCCATATCATTAATAACCACTATAATTTCACTACATTGTGGATCCTGTTCGAATACACGTAACGTATGTATAATAACAGGTTGATCTCCCAGCATGATAAATTGCTTGTTTTTACCGGCTTTCATTCGTTTACCCGAACCCGCTGCCGGAATGATTACTGTATAGTTCATTGTTCCTCCAGCTTATAGTGCCTTTTCTAATAACTTCGGCTTCGCAAAAATCATTCTTCCTGCAGAAGTTTGAAGCACACTTGTAACAAGTACATCAATTCGTTTACCAATATAATCTCGTCCATCTTCCACAACAATCATTGTACCATCATCTAGATATGCAACACCTTGATTATATTCTTTTCCGTCCTTAATGACTTGAACATTTAATTCTTCACCAGGTAGGACTACCGGCTTAACTGCATTTGCTAAGTCATTTATGTTTAGTACCCCAACATTTTGCAACTCACATACTTTATTTAAATTAAAGTCATTCGTCACAACAATTCCAGACGTTAACTTAGCGAGTTTTACTAATTTGCTATCCACCTCTTGGATATCCTCAAAATCACCTTCATAGATTTCCACTTTAATTGAAAGCTCCTTTTGAATGCGATTTAAGATATCTAACCCTCTACGACCACGATTACGCTTTAGAGCATCAGATGAGTCTGCAATATGCTGTAATTCCTCTAGAACAAATTGGGGTATAACGATTGTTCCTTCAAGGAACCCGGTTTGACATATATCTGCAACTCTTCCATCAATAATGACACTTGTATCTAGAATCTTTAATTTTCCTTTATTCAGGTCCTCTTCCTCAGCGTCTTTCTTTTTAGACTTACCTGAAACAGTAAATACATTTATGAGTTCATCACGCTTCTTGAATCCAACTTGAAAACCTAAATAACCTAGTAATAATGTTAAGAGAATTGGTATAACCGTATTCACTAGTGGAAAATCAATATTATTAATAGGAATTGCAATTAAAAATGCGATAATTAATCCAAAAATAAGCCCCAATCCACCAAATAACACTTCTGCAACAGAAGCCTTTACAAGTACTTCTTCAGTCCATTTTACAAAATCTACGACAAAATCTACTAGCCAGAATGTAATAAGATAAAAGACAATTGCCCCTAAAGCTGCCCTAACATAGGGCGAATCCAATAAAGGTAAGTTATTTATTTCTAATACAGAAAATAAGGACGGAATAAAAAAGATACCCAGGGTACCACCAACAAGCAAGAAACTTAATTGAACAATTCGTTTAATC
Proteins encoded:
- a CDS encoding glutamate--tRNA ligase, which encodes MLNEVRVRYAPSPTGHLHIGNARTAIFNYLFARNQKGKFIIRIEDTDQKRNIAGGEESQLHFLKWLGVDWDESTDVGGEYGPYRQSERNEIYKKYYEELLEKGLAYKCYCTEEEIEKEREEQLARNEMPRYSGKHRNLTQEEREAFEKEGRLPSIRFRVPEGKVYRFNDMVKGDITFESEGMGDYVIVKKDGTPTYNFAVAVDDHLMKITHVLRGEDHISNTPKQIMIYEAFGWDIPTFGHMTLIVNEQRKKLSKRDESIIQFIEQYEELGYLPETLFNFIGLLGWSPVGEEEIFNKDQFIEMFDSARLSKSPAVFDTQKLTWMNNQYIKTLDVDRLVELALPHLVKAGKVSAEASKEEMQWARDLVALYQEQMSYGAEIVELSELFFKDKVEYDEEAKEVLAEEQVPEVMKAFLNEIKTLEIFGAEEIKQAIKATQKETGQKGKKLFMPIRAAITGQTHGPDLPKAIALLGKDKVIKQLESLIG
- a CDS encoding PIN/TRAM domain-containing protein; the encoded protein is MIKRIVQLSFLLVGGTLGIFFIPSLFSVLEINNLPLLDSPYVRAALGAIVFYLITFWLVDFVVDFVKWTEEVLVKASVAEVLFGGLGLIFGLIIAFLIAIPINNIDFPLVNTVIPILLTLLLGYLGFQVGFKKRDELINVFTVSGKSKKKDAEEEDLNKGKLKILDTSVIIDGRVADICQTGFLEGTIVIPQFVLEELQHIADSSDALKRNRGRRGLDILNRIQKELSIKVEIYEGDFEDIQEVDSKLVKLAKLTSGIVVTNDFNLNKVCELQNVGVLNINDLANAVKPVVLPGEELNVQVIKDGKEYNQGVAYLDDGTMIVVEDGRDYIGKRIDVLVTSVLQTSAGRMIFAKPKLLEKAL
- a CDS encoding 2-C-methyl-D-erythritol 4-phosphate cytidylyltransferase → MNYTVIIPAAGSGKRMKAGKNKQFIMLGDQPVIIHTLRVFEQDPQCSEIIVVINDMERDHFSELIRSYNLQKVRKLVSGGAERQDSVYNGLMEVEDLNSLVLVHDGARPFINIERIHELVMKASETSAAILAVPVKDTIKKVKNGLVEETVERSSLWAVQTPQAFHVHLLRQAYEHAFQTSFLGTDEASLVERLHKPIAVITGDYENIKLTTPEDIVYGESILHNREK
- a CDS encoding 2-C-methyl-D-erythritol 2,4-cyclodiphosphate synthase; the protein is MFRIGQGFDVHQLGEGVPLIIGGITIPYEKGLIGHSDADVLLHTIADACLGAIGEGDIGKHFPDTDPAFKGADSAKLLSHVWDIVEQRGYELVNVDCTIIAQMPKMAPYIDDMKKRIAVLLHATPEQVNVKATTTEKLGFTGRGEGIASQAVILIQKKNA